The Juglans microcarpa x Juglans regia isolate MS1-56 chromosome 2D, Jm3101_v1.0, whole genome shotgun sequence DNA window gtcttttATCTTAGACAGGCTTCGGCTTGTATTTGGAGTTTGGTCATATAGGAGTCTAATAACTTGGTCatgttcaaataaatttttggtACTTTTGAATATATTATCACgtaaacaatataaaattatatataataattaagtaatggtTCTACACACCGATTATTAATTTGCAACGTTTATTCACACAGAtaacaattaatatttaatgggAACTTTTtatattcttctctctctctcctaactAAAAATCAAAGATCTTATCTTTTCCACCCagctccctccctccctccctccctcctctctactactttcttatttttattgtatttttcagtctattttttttgaattttattgtgttttccGTTCATAGCAAGGAGAAGTGTCGAACTACTACTTTCTAGCCTCCAATAACCGCCACGCGCCCCACCGCAGGACTTCCTTGCCACTGATCCTTTAGAAGATAGAAGCAGAATATTGTCGAAAGATATGTGCGGCTCAATTTGTGCGCGAGATCCACACGCCACCATATTGGAGAGTTCTTGTTGCCGCCATGCACAGTATATTCAGGACCAACAACCTCGGATATCCTTTAGATCCAACCAACCTCCACTTTCATAGTCCACAGTCCCTGGCGTTCGTCCTCTGGCAATTCAATGCATCTTATGTTTGCTATTTTTGTATGTTTCCGCTTCTCCTAACCAATGATCGTAGGAAAGAGGTAGTGGAAATCTCTTACAACCAATCTAGATCAGCAAAATGCAGCACAACTCACTTCACTATGACTCTCAATCGTAGTATTATAGTCCGTTTATCGGATTATATCAAAACTGCTCCAAGCGACTTCCCTTTGTAGGAAATGGGTGGGAGTCAAGTCATTAGCCCAagattcctctttttttttttcctttttttttttttgttgttgtatttgttggtttgggaTATTGAATGTTGGACCTCCCacctttaattattaaatacatcTATAATATACTTgctaaaaaaacaattaatatttaaGGTTAATTAACTTAATTATGCGTCTGcttctcttttattaatatccttatttttttttcttgcttgaaTTTCAATAATCTATTTCCATATTTTCTTATAAAGGCACTTGAGGTAATAATAAAGAGAAGTCAGTCTAATTTTTCATCGAATTGCCAGTAGTTTGCAAAGAGGAACCCTTTTCTTCCCTGTTGAAAGCTACCTGTTACGCGCTAGCTCAATCATGCGGGATGCAAACAGTTTGGCATTTTCCAACTACACGATGAGGAAACTAACCTCATCATCATGGTCAACTTTCCCAGTTTCATTAAGAAAAGATCAACTAATTATAAGGGCATGCAGCTTAAATAATCCAGAACCAGCCAAGAACTGAACCAGCTGCTAAACCAAGTCCCAGGAACACCACCATTACAATTGCAGAAACTTCTGCTTCTGAAACCGGCACAGACTTTGGAGCGAGGATCATGAAGACACTTGTAAGATATCCATTGGTCAATCCAAGCATAAACGTTAGAATTATCACCGGTACCTCAGTTTTTAGCAACTTGGGTCCATGCAGGCAAGCCACGAAGAGAGGATAGAACATAAGCCTGGCAATGCTGGCCCATGTAGCCGTTCCAATACTGTTCAGAAGATATGTTGCAGTCAGAGACTTTCCCACCAGATCTGCAATATTATACATGGCGATCAGCAGGATAGGATACCAATCTCCAAAAAACTTGGATTCCAGGTTTTCTGCTATAAATCCTGGAAAAATGGACAGAGTCACAAGATAAATGATGAAAACTCCAAAAACTGGCCATAGGATTTTTCTTGCAACGGACCAAAATTTAGGCCTTGAACACAAGGGATCATCTTGAACAAGTCTATAAAGCTGCTGCATGACTGGTAACTTATACAACAGATTGCAAGAAACTATGCAGCATAGGAGGATGATGGTGCCAACAATAAAATAGAAGTGGGCACTCGTTCGAAGACCCTTTGGAGTCTGTGGAAGCGATGCCTTTGTTAAAATCCTCAACATAGATACAAGAACACCTGTCAACAAACAAAGCACATAAGTAGATCAGGTAGTTTGCATGAGAATCGCCTATATATGCAGGTAGGAAGTGTGAAGTTCACgtgagataaaaaagaaaatcgctTATATATAGCATGATTCATGTTTCATGCAAGTTTATATCTGTTTAATTTTTCAAAGGACTAGAAATTATCCAGCCCTAGATGATTCTGGAAATGCTTCATTTATAGCATGATTCGTTTTTCAAGAAAGTTCATACCTGCATAATCTTTTACTAGGTCTTAAATCTATTAATTGTTTGTGGAAttagaaaaccaaatgaaaaggatggtgtgtgtgtgtgtgtgtgtgtgtgtgtatatatatatatatagttacatgGTATAAATATATACCTGAAGAAGCAGTTCCAGCAAACACAGCCTGCATAAACTCTTTTGGAAGTTTTCCAGCTGATCCTATCAAGGTTCCTCCAACCAAACCGTCAGCTAAACCGCAGACAATGACAGATGTAACTGTCACGCTGTAGGCTCCATTTGGTGGTGCGCCGGAGCCGGAGCAGGAGCTGCACCAAGCCCAGTCTATAATTGGAGCTACCATTAGAGAAATGATGAACATGCAAAAACCCAAGTTCATTCTCAATCTGAAATTCAGCCTCCGATTCCAGTCACTCCAACTCAACATAACAACCAGAACTAGCACCGAAGAACTCATGTAAGCCACGGAGAAAACCTTTTCAACGTGCTTAGATGGATATAGATAGGAAAAGTAATCGACAGCAGTGATTAAAGCATTCCAAGGAAGCAAAGTGCCGGCACCAAGCAAGAAATGGATTATGTAAGCGATCTTGAAAGTGTCTCTAGGCTTATTTTGATCTCGGCCGGGAACTTTCACTACTACTCCTTCCATTTTTGCTCGTTAATTCTCACAGGCATCCGACATTCTCGGTTGGCATTTTAAGTATCAATATTATGAGGGgtaattgagaattgaaatgatttattgACTAGACAGGCATCTTCAAGCTGACCTGACCAAATTCTTCTCTCTGCCTCGCAGCTGAAAGCGAGGCTTGCAAGGAAAGAATTATggcttatatataatattctctGTAGgcaaaacttttaaattttgagtGGCCATGAAACAGATTTACCAACATTAAAAAGACTGGCTCAAATTGGGCATAAAGCAAGCTGCCTGAGCCAGTTGGGAGTACTAGTGGCGAGACTCGAGTTACTTTCTGATATATGTATGATGTGATTTGATTGATGGGTTGGGACTTGGAATAATGGAGCTCGTGCAAAGTAGAAAATTTGGGCATTGTAGGGACAGCAATGGATGGGCGGCATTAGAGTACTCTTTTCTTTTACTGCTACACGTGGGTAAGCACTAAGCTAGCTACCATTTTCCATTTTAATCTCACATTTGGGTGATTAGAAGTAAGAAGAATCATGCATGACACACTCCATATTATCCACTCCTCCGGTCCTAGATATTTACACGTGCAAGTTGCTAAAAAGGCACCAAGTCCTGCTAATAGAGAACAAAAACTTACTATTAAAGTCTCAGAATTCAAGACCCTCATCTGAGATTGCAAGAATTATATATTCAGTCAGGAAATAATTATGAGAAGTAAGACAAGCCAGCTAGCTAGCCAAAGAGGCCCGGTTTTGCCTGCCAAGAGTGATCACTTcttggaagaaaaaagaaaaaagagagagagagaggccctTTTAATTGTGTTGTTCAAGAGATGATTAAAGTTGATGATTAGCCAGATCAGCATGCGGGAATTCGGTTCTGTCCTCTAATATCATGGCACTTTGATTGCAGAGCATGATAATCATACCCCTTTTGACACATGTCACTTCGAGCTATCTGTCACCGTTGTTTCtggctttgtttctttttaggAGAGGAGGGGTTGGAGGAGAAAGGAAGATAGCTTATCTTTCTTGCTTTATGGTAAAGTACGAATTCAGCAATCGGCATTTCACCCGCACCCACCATTAATTTGCTTCTGTGGCTTGCAGATAAAATTGGAAAAGCTGGCAAAAGGTTCTCAACTTTCTCTTCTCTATCTTTAAGAAAGATGAGTATTTATAGaccataataattatttttataaaaaataactcatcacaaataaataaattttttataatatctttgagATGGATGGACAAGAATATAGATTATCAACAATCCATGGCTATGATTATTATTGCTAGCTAGGTAGGAGTAATATTACGAATAATGTGTCATCTCTTCAGGATTtccaacctcttttttttttatgacagggACATGGGGATTGCGATAGCTAACCTAATTCAAGTAGTACGACATATCCCGATCGATTATACATATCCGCACACCATTCTGGGCTACAGAAAAATGGCTGCACTATGAGTCACGTATGTCCAATATGTTCTTGCAATATGGGGGACACGTCAAGGCTACTAAAGCCATACCTATGCATCGAATATAAACTGAAATTTCAGGCTTACACCAAATAGCATTCATAATTAGGtatcttagttttagttttataaaagcGACATCACACTTGATGCATTGACGGATGCATGTCATGATTTCTATGTTGGGCTTCTATGTGCGGTGATTGGTTGTATTTGTGGTGGTTCGATTTTACGACAGATTtagaaagtgagatgagataaaaattttatgaaaaatagtaagatggtttgtgaatagtaatgagaaagtttgaattgaatatattttagatttgagaaatgagagaaaaaaattaaataaaaaatattataaagttaaaatattgtaagaatataattttataatattatttttgtttaagacttgaaaaagttagaattattttttattttttatttgaaattttgaaaaaattgtaatgattagtttataatgattagtttaaaaattttgtatttgaattatatttaaaaataagataagatgagataaaatgagaattttatgtcttATTTTATGTCCTAAACCTGCCCTAATTGCGGTTTTTTGGTAGCTTCTTAATGAGGGTTGGACCATGGAGTGGACGCTTGGGTCGATAACATTTTTTTGGtagattttcaataaatttgGACCCAAAAAACTTTTTTGACCCCTTTTTTGCTCTTAATCTGACCCAAACCGCTAATTAAGatttactatattttgtattgaagtACTTGTGTATGGCCACCACACGCTTTGATTATCATATAAACAAAATACTCTATAACTCCGTAGACGTAATTATGTTGTtgaatcacgtaaattttcTATCGTGTGATTGATTCTAATTCTACTCTACATTTTTTCTCTATTATCGTTCCTAACACTTTAGGTAGGAGTCtagtttaaattttgatatttcatCCTGTTATTCTCTTTACgtattatattatacatatatatacacatgttatTTTTCATATCTTATGTATATCTCTGTATTTATGAAGAAGGTGATAACGAAAATCATGAGTGAATCGTGGATGTAGATTGCGACGAACATCttaaacaattatttttatattactcTGATTCCTTTCTACTTGTACACTGTTCCTTTTACAGTTTGTCTTTATATGGTTAAAGCTATGTTTGTcgggaaaataaataaagacggGCTTATGATTGAGTAATGCTTGCTAGCTAAATATTCTAATGCATCAGATCTCCCCCACTTGCCAAGCTGCCAAATGGGCTCATGGATGTCgttatctgttttttttttttttcaattaattttttttcttttgttgttttacGACAcgtattaaaaatttataaaattaacttatctcataaaatcgattctataaaaaataattatttattctttataaatataaacaagACCTTATCTACATGTAATGTgaaattattcctcaacacaCTTCATCACGTGCATGTCAGTATTTTTTCTGATCTTTGTCATGGAATAAGTAGTGTAGATCCTATTTATTCTGTGACAGACtatgatattataaaaaaatctatggacctaactcatatcataaaactggttatacaagaaaaaattgttcattccttataaaataTGTCCAATACCTTATCCATAGATAATATAAGATTATTCCTCAATactaataaaaaagtaataaatttgtataaatctcaaataaataagtctcacgtaatgttttataaaaaaaaaaagaggatctcgttatgaaaaagtataaaaaatgcatttttttttaataacactCAACTTTTTACAAAGGATTTGtgtagaatttatttatttatgatttatacctaacattacttatcaataaaattagttttaaaagttGTCATATTTAATGATCAATCCCTTTTGAATGATCTAAATGTGACTATCAGTTGgtataattgaaaataataaattgaaaagtgaaatattatttctctttttcttgcatatgatgtaggaaaataaaataaaataaaatattatgataaaatcAATGGGGAAAAATTGTGATAGTCCTTATCCGAGATGGggatttttttacaataatattggGGACCCTTAAGGAAGTGTTCATATATTGGGGAATTTTTTTATGGGGGTGTTGGCTTTTCCATCTTGTCTCACTTAGCTTTACAATTCTACTAAAGATTAAAAAGCTTGGTATTGGTAAACGACACGTAGAAATATGAATTTTCAATAATATGTAGATCGTTCTTTTATtccttaattttgtttttagcaATACATAGGTATTCTGGATTGCACATAAAAAGTCACATTTTATCCTGATGATGTCATCGTGTTGCATGTAAACAGCAGGATCGGGACAGGAATGTTATTGAATTAATAGTacttgtaattatttattttttaatacaagtTGATTAGGAAGAGTTGAAtaccaaatattttaaatgttttatataaatttaaaaatgtacggatattatatttaattgaaaaaatgttaatttatgagtttttttatattttttttttgtgactgtaatacttctcaataaataattgatcaataatttcaaatcaaataagATAATGAATGAATAATCATACTTTTTGTTCTAAATCTTGTTATTTTCAATCACATATAATTTCACATTTTAGGTGacttcttatattattattattatttttgaaaattgacCTCTTATATTAAGTACTTAAatacatttaattattattattattattattttgataaataaatacatttaattttttctctaattaaa harbors:
- the LOC121250888 gene encoding equilibrative nucleotide transporter 8, with the protein product MEGVVVKVPGRDQNKPRDTFKIAYIIHFLLGAGTLLPWNALITAVDYFSYLYPSKHVEKVFSVAYMSSSVLVLVVMLSWSDWNRRLNFRLRMNLGFCMFIISLMVAPIIDWAWCSSCSGSGAPPNGAYSVTVTSVIVCGLADGLVGGTLIGSAGKLPKEFMQAVFAGTASSGVLVSMLRILTKASLPQTPKGLRTSAHFYFIVGTIILLCCIVSCNLLYKLPVMQQLYRLVQDDPLCSRPKFWSVARKILWPVFGVFIIYLVTLSIFPGFIAENLESKFFGDWYPILLIAMYNIADLVGKSLTATYLLNSIGTATWASIARLMFYPLFVACLHGPKLLKTEVPVIILTFMLGLTNGYLTSVFMILAPKSVPVSEAEVSAIVMVVFLGLGLAAGSVLGWFWII